From the genome of Persephonella sp., one region includes:
- a CDS encoding molecular chaperone TorD family protein, translating to MEEKIQELQARINMYGLLSRLFIEEIDEQTLRKIKETPELLDLFPKTKEWNKFNEKDIKQLIEEDLNVDFTTVFLLNVYPYESVFMNDEGHIDASITNPTLVFYREHGYSIDLNETRALSPDHIAVEMEFMMTLAKEELEALQKGNQKEAERLRKIQKQFLEEHLANWGTIYLLSAKDMAETPFYQDVCELALEFILSDYDALAEELGEEAAV from the coding sequence ATGGAAGAGAAGATTCAGGAGTTGCAAGCACGAATAAATATGTATGGTCTGTTATCAAGACTATTTATTGAGGAAATAGATGAACAAACATTAAGAAAAATAAAAGAGACACCGGAACTACTTGATTTGTTCCCTAAAACAAAAGAATGGAACAAGTTTAATGAAAAGGATATTAAACAATTGATTGAAGAAGATTTAAATGTAGATTTCACAACTGTATTTCTCCTTAATGTATATCCCTATGAGTCAGTATTTATGAATGATGAGGGGCATATAGATGCTTCCATAACAAACCCGACACTTGTTTTTTATAGAGAACATGGATACTCAATTGACCTTAATGAAACAAGAGCCTTATCACCAGACCATATTGCGGTAGAAATGGAATTTATGATGACCCTTGCAAAAGAAGAATTAGAAGCTTTACAGAAAGGAAATCAGAAAGAAGCAGAAAGACTAAGAAAAATCCAAAAACAGTTTTTAGAAGAACATCTCGCAAACTGGGGAACTATTTATCTTCTATCTGCAAAGGACATGGCAGAAACACCTTTTTATCAAGATGTTTGTGAGCTTGCACTGGAGTTTATCCTGTCAGACTATGATGCCCTTGCAGAAGAATTAGGTGAAGAAGCAGCAGTTTAA
- a CDS encoding molybdopterin-dependent oxidoreductase, protein MRTTRRNFIKGIAATIGGAALAKGVVGKMNPAAQAETNSELTFTPSRLDYYPPFDKWNDWKEPDGDYWKKHGGALRNGVKLINYMIIPTVCSNCEAACGLTAWVDKDSLRVRKFMGNPFHSGSRGRNCGKGYAALSQMYDPDRIPFPLKRAPGSKRGEGKWVRTTWEEALETIGKRMREVIKKAKNGDEYAKKMIMYHVGRPNYNGFQPRVVWTWGGDYHNSHTNFCSSGGRLGSITWSGDDRTSPDFANSRLILLSSSHAADAGHYYQQHAGYIADARAKGAKLVVLDPRLSNSAGMADLWLPVWPGTEGAIFLAMANRLLQEDKYNRKFVERWVNWKTFIKDKEYLNYLKNEGLISKLPEGETFDDFIAVLKELYAPYTFEWAAKESRVPLDRLEKLYEMILWAGDRITSYYWRAQAAGNRGGWMNAGRTGEFLLVLTGSIGSVGGTGWHHWHGLGVGNNGGASTLKDKPKPVDAWSELLFPPEWPIAAYEMSIILPHLLSDDEWRKKWEQRGLKIPDKIEVWFGRMYNPVWTNPDGFRWIQTLTDENKFGLTVHLSPTWSETSWFVDYILPVGLAGERHDNQTAETKPERWTAFRQPVLRVALQKMGWKPKEPWKATLEAHKKAGLGEVWEDDEFWINLAWAIDPDGSLGIRQYWESKKNPGHPVTVEEWYNAAFSTIPGLKKVCEKMGITPYEYMRDRGAWTEETNVYYVMEREIPYDPEKDAYKYKGKWIPRSALEIDPIEGTVYLKGHGGDKYHSERHVIGVMKDGKLLKGFHTATGLLEYYSKTLVEFHWPEYAIPIYPYKEEHKRKWIHILSQVHHSFMNEENAFCLNPIYRLPYNIHTRSVNAKWLMEISQNHNPVWINEADAKRLGIRRGDAIKLRVVDTLTGIETGYFVGMAMPTQAVRPGVVACSHHQGRWRVRNFVNVEGFDQPLGIMTFGSVRVDIKREGNTWKMRTQEGTIPREIEKEHSEKWLKWPYPEFNKDIKEVWWKGTTGVWQNAVFPPNPDPLSGMQCWHKKVLIEKAGPEDRIGDVVVDTDKTFKVYQAWRDQLTRPAPGPNGLRRPKWFPRPWYPHTDKAYRMPGYEHNQSEE, encoded by the coding sequence ATGAGGACCACAAGAAGAAACTTTATAAAAGGAATTGCTGCAACAATCGGTGGAGCAGCTTTAGCTAAAGGTGTTGTTGGAAAAATGAATCCTGCCGCACAGGCAGAAACAAATTCTGAACTTACTTTTACACCATCAAGATTAGATTATTATCCACCATTTGATAAATGGAATGACTGGAAAGAACCTGATGGGGACTACTGGAAAAAACATGGTGGTGCTTTAAGAAACGGTGTAAAACTTATTAATTATATGATTATTCCTACTGTATGTAGTAACTGTGAGGCTGCCTGTGGTCTTACAGCATGGGTTGACAAAGATAGTCTTAGAGTAAGGAAATTTATGGGTAATCCTTTCCACTCAGGCTCAAGGGGAAGAAACTGTGGTAAAGGATATGCGGCTCTTTCTCAAATGTATGACCCAGATAGAATCCCATTTCCACTGAAAAGAGCCCCAGGTTCCAAAAGAGGAGAAGGTAAATGGGTAAGAACAACCTGGGAAGAGGCTCTTGAAACTATAGGAAAAAGAATGAGAGAAGTTATAAAGAAAGCAAAAAATGGTGATGAATATGCCAAGAAAATGATAATGTATCACGTTGGAAGACCAAACTATAATGGTTTTCAGCCAAGAGTCGTATGGACATGGGGAGGAGATTACCATAACTCCCACACAAACTTCTGTTCTTCAGGTGGACGTCTTGGTTCAATCACATGGTCTGGTGATGATAGAACTTCTCCAGACTTTGCAAACTCAAGACTTATACTCCTCTCATCTTCGCACGCAGCGGATGCTGGACACTACTATCAACAGCACGCAGGATACATTGCAGATGCAAGGGCAAAAGGTGCGAAACTGGTTGTTTTAGACCCAAGGCTTTCTAACTCTGCTGGAATGGCTGATTTATGGCTTCCTGTGTGGCCTGGAACAGAGGGTGCTATATTCTTAGCAATGGCAAACAGATTGCTCCAAGAAGATAAATACAATAGAAAATTTGTTGAAAGATGGGTTAACTGGAAAACATTTATAAAAGATAAAGAGTATCTAAACTATCTTAAAAATGAAGGATTAATCTCTAAGTTACCTGAAGGTGAAACATTTGACGATTTCATAGCAGTTCTTAAAGAACTTTATGCTCCATACACATTTGAATGGGCGGCAAAAGAATCAAGAGTTCCACTTGATAGATTGGAAAAACTTTATGAAATGATACTCTGGGCAGGAGATAGAATTACTTCTTATTACTGGAGAGCACAAGCTGCAGGAAACCGTGGTGGTTGGATGAATGCAGGTAGAACAGGAGAATTCCTCCTCGTTCTTACAGGTTCTATCGGTAGTGTTGGTGGGACAGGATGGCACCACTGGCACGGATTGGGTGTTGGAAACAATGGTGGAGCTTCTACTCTCAAAGACAAGCCTAAACCTGTAGATGCATGGAGTGAGCTATTATTCCCACCTGAATGGCCTATAGCTGCTTATGAAATGAGTATAATACTTCCTCACCTCCTCTCTGATGATGAATGGAGAAAGAAATGGGAACAAAGAGGACTTAAAATACCGGATAAAATAGAAGTATGGTTTGGAAGAATGTATAACCCTGTCTGGACAAACCCAGACGGATTTAGATGGATACAAACCTTAACAGATGAAAACAAATTTGGATTAACTGTTCATCTTTCTCCAACATGGTCAGAAACAAGCTGGTTTGTTGACTATATCTTGCCTGTAGGTCTTGCAGGAGAAAGACACGATAACCAAACAGCAGAAACAAAACCAGAAAGATGGACAGCATTCAGACAACCAGTTCTCAGAGTTGCCCTTCAAAAGATGGGATGGAAACCTAAAGAACCATGGAAAGCAACTCTGGAAGCACATAAAAAAGCAGGACTTGGTGAAGTTTGGGAAGACGATGAATTCTGGATTAATCTGGCATGGGCAATAGACCCAGATGGTTCACTTGGAATTAGACAATACTGGGAATCTAAGAAAAATCCAGGACACCCTGTAACAGTTGAAGAGTGGTATAACGCTGCATTTAGCACAATACCAGGTCTTAAGAAAGTATGTGAAAAAATGGGTATTACTCCTTACGAATATATGAGAGACAGAGGTGCATGGACAGAAGAAACCAATGTTTATTACGTAATGGAAAGAGAAATTCCTTATGATCCCGAAAAAGATGCATATAAATACAAAGGAAAATGGATACCAAGAAGTGCCCTTGAGATAGACCCAATAGAAGGAACTGTATACCTTAAAGGACACGGCGGAGATAAATACCACTCAGAAAGACACGTTATCGGTGTAATGAAAGATGGAAAACTTCTAAAAGGTTTCCATACAGCCACAGGACTACTTGAATACTACTCAAAAACACTTGTAGAGTTCCACTGGCCTGAATATGCAATACCAATATATCCATACAAAGAAGAACATAAGAGAAAATGGATACATATCCTTTCTCAAGTTCACCACTCATTTATGAATGAAGAAAACGCATTCTGTTTAAACCCAATTTACAGACTTCCTTACAATATTCACACAAGGTCTGTAAACGCAAAATGGCTTATGGAAATATCACAAAACCACAACCCTGTATGGATCAATGAAGCAGATGCTAAAAGATTAGGTATTAGGAGAGGAGATGCTATTAAGCTCAGAGTGGTCGATACTCTAACCGGAATAGAAACAGGATATTTTGTTGGTATGGCAATGCCAACTCAAGCTGTAAGACCAGGTGTTGTTGCTTGCTCCCACCACCAAGGTAGATGGAGAGTAAGAAACTTTGTAAATGTAGAAGGCTTCGATCAACCTCTCGGTATAATGACATTTGGCTCTGTAAGAGTTGATATCAAGAGAGAAGGCAATACATGGAAAATGAGAACCCAAGAAGGAACTATTCCAAGAGAAATTGAAAAAGAACATAGTGAAAAATGGCTTAAATGGCCATATCCAGAATTTAACAAAGATATTAAAGAGGTATGGTGGAAAGGAACTACAGGTGTATGGCAAAACGCAGTATTCCCACCAAACCCAGATCCATTATCAGGTATGCAGTGCTGGCATAAGAAAGTTCTTATAGAAAAAGCAGGTCCAGAAGATAGAATTGGTGATGTTGTTGTTGATACAGACAAGACATTTAAAGTCTATCAAGCATGGAGAGACCAGCTTACAAGACCAGCACCTGGACCAAACGGACTGAGAAGACCAAAATGGTTCCCAAGACCATGGTATCCACATACTGATAAAGCATACAGAATGCCAGGATACGAACATAATCAATCTGAAGAATAG
- the nrfD gene encoding NrfD/PsrC family molybdoenzyme membrane anchor subunit, with amino-acid sequence MIGAEVTFDVALPKIVWGWLVSTNMWAKSIATGSFLLGFYFIRRYPEQDNFFRKWLPILGIIFIGITLLVTVLDLHHMFRFWHIFFHPHFTSAVTLGAWVVSAFVIVLLISFWAWATGNKKLFDRVAIPGFILAFFATIYTAGIMGEATAREVWVFPAEMISMLLSAMIAGSAAYLIIDAIYGHILKEEIRRELGYILLGSTFLAAAMFIGELVFAKMHSEFSYEVIKVLAFGEVAPFFWLGMLFAFIIPIVLVGIANEFRKYRYAWIAAIFALIGLWLIKHAWLIAPQCLPLS; translated from the coding sequence ATGATAGGGGCAGAAGTAACCTTTGATGTGGCTCTCCCTAAAATAGTTTGGGGATGGCTCGTTTCAACAAACATGTGGGCAAAAAGTATAGCAACAGGTTCATTCTTACTTGGATTTTATTTCATTAGAAGATATCCTGAGCAAGACAATTTCTTTAGAAAATGGCTTCCAATTTTAGGAATTATATTTATCGGTATTACGCTCCTTGTAACTGTTTTAGACCTTCATCATATGTTTAGATTCTGGCATATATTCTTCCATCCACACTTTACATCAGCAGTAACTCTCGGTGCATGGGTTGTTTCTGCATTTGTTATAGTCCTTTTGATTTCTTTCTGGGCATGGGCTACAGGAAATAAAAAATTATTTGATAGAGTAGCAATCCCAGGATTTATACTTGCATTCTTCGCAACAATATACACAGCCGGCATTATGGGAGAAGCAACTGCAAGGGAAGTATGGGTATTCCCAGCAGAAATGATTTCTATGCTCCTCAGTGCAATGATAGCCGGTTCTGCAGCATACCTGATAATAGATGCAATTTATGGACATATTTTAAAAGAGGAGATTAGGAGAGAACTTGGTTATATCCTCCTTGGAAGCACATTCCTTGCTGCAGCAATGTTCATAGGAGAACTTGTATTTGCTAAAATGCACAGTGAGTTCTCTTACGAAGTAATTAAAGTTCTTGCCTTTGGTGAAGTTGCTCCATTCTTCTGGCTTGGAATGTTATTTGCATTCATTATTCCAATTGTTTTAGTTGGAATTGCAAATGAGTTTAGAAAATACAGATATGCGTGGATAGCTGCAATTTTTGCATTAATTGGATTGTGGCTTATAAAACATGCATGGCTTATAGCTCCACAATGTTTACCATTAAGCTAA
- a CDS encoding 4Fe-4S dicluster domain-containing protein, with amino-acid sequence MRLGFLVDLSRCMGCMACAVACKAENNVPLHSWRLRVKYIDQGEFPDVKRHFVPLRCNHCDNAPCERICPVSALHYLPNGIVNVDHDRCIGCASCMMACPYNAIYLDPITNSADKCTYCAHRIEVGMMPACVVACPTHANIFGDLDDPESEISKYLKNHRDVMVRKPELNTHPKHFYVRGSTVALDPLASERPEGYTLFTEVKFLDHIGGH; translated from the coding sequence ATGAGATTAGGATTCTTGGTAGACCTGAGCAGATGTATGGGATGTATGGCCTGTGCAGTTGCCTGTAAAGCTGAAAATAATGTTCCACTGCACAGCTGGAGATTAAGGGTTAAATACATTGATCAGGGTGAATTCCCAGATGTAAAAAGACATTTTGTTCCACTCAGATGTAATCACTGTGATAATGCACCTTGTGAAAGGATATGTCCTGTATCAGCTCTTCATTATCTACCTAACGGTATTGTTAATGTTGACCATGATAGATGTATCGGTTGTGCATCATGTATGATGGCTTGTCCTTATAACGCAATCTATCTTGACCCAATTACAAATTCTGCAGACAAATGCACATATTGCGCACACAGAATTGAGGTTGGAATGATGCCAGCCTGCGTTGTAGCATGTCCAACACATGCAAACATTTTCGGTGACCTTGATGATCCAGAGTCTGAAATTTCTAAGTATCTTAAAAATCACAGAGATGTTATGGTCAGAAAACCTGAACTAAACACACATCCAAAACATTTCTACGTAAGAGGTTCTACAGTTGCATTAGATCCATTAGCATCAGAAAGACCGGAAGGTTACACATTATTTACAGAAGTTAAGTTTTTAGACCACATAGGAGGGCATTAA